ACTGGCCCGATGATCGGCCGGCCGAAAAGTGCAACTTTTAGAACGTTAGATGTGGTAGGTCTCGATACATTTATCCACGTAGCAAATAATGTTTATCACCAGGTGGAAGGTGAAGAGAAGAAGGTATTTGAAATACCTGCGTTTATGAGAGAAATGCAGGAAAAAGGCTGGCTTGGAGCTAAAAGCGGTCAAGGTTTCTTTCTAAAGAAAAAAGGAGAAAACGGCCGGGAAATCTTGCAGCTCAACCCAGAAGCGTTAGAGTATGAGGAACGCCAGAAACTTAAGACAAAAGCTGTTGAATTAGCCAAACAGGAAAAAGGAACAAAACGCAAACTGAAAGCTCTCGTTTCATCTCAAGGAGATCGGGCAGGCGACTTTGTCTGGTCAATCGTTAAACCTGTACTTCTGTATTCTGCACAGCTTTGCGGTGAAATCGCAGAAGATATTCCTTCCATTGATGAAGCAATGCGCTGGGGCTTTGGCTGGGAGCTAGGGCCATTTGAAATGTGGGATGCATTAGGAGTTAAAACAGCCGCAGAACGGATGGAAGCAGAGGGCGCTGATGTTCCTCAGTGGGTAAAGAAAATGCTCGATGAGGGACATGAACAATTTTATGAGAAAGAAAACGGGAGCGTTCTCTATTACCACAATGGAGAATATGTCCAATACTCCTTTAATCCGAAGTCCATTAATTTAAGAAGATTAAAAGAAACTAACGAAGTCATTAAAAAGAATGCGGGAGCGAGTCTTATCGATCTTAGAGATGGGGTGGCAGGGCTTGAATTCCACTCACAGAGCAATGCAATAGGACTCGATATTATTCAAATGGTGAACTACGCCTTAGAAGAAGTTGATAAAAATTATGAAGGCCTCGTTATCGGTAACCAAGGAAAGAACTTCTGTGTAGGTGCAAACCTTGGCATGATTTTAATGGAAGCCCAGGACTTCAACTTTTTTGAGATCGAAATGGTCGTCAAGAGTTTCCAGGATGCCATGATGAATATAAAGTATGCTGATAAACCGGTTGTTAGTGCACCATTTGCTATGACACTTGGCGGAGGAGCTGAAGTTTGTCTTCCGTCTGCAGCCATTCAAGCTTCATCAGAAACGTATATGGGTCTGGTTGAAGCCGGAGTTGGATTGATTCCGGGAGGAGGCGGCAACAAAGAACTTTACATTAAGCATTTACGAAATATTCCTCAAGGAATTGATTTAGATCTGCAGAAAATAACTAATTCCGTCTTCGAAAAGATCGCTATGGCTAAGGTCTCAACATCGGCTGAAGAAGCAAAAGAAAATGGCTTCTTAGACGAACGTGACGGGATTAGTGTGAACGGTGATCATCTTATTTATGACGCCAAGCAAAAAGTACTCGGCCTTGCGCGGTCAGGGTATAAGGCTCCAAAACGTACAACAATACCTGTCGTTGGTGAACAGGGATATGCGACGATGCTGCTGGGAGCGAAATCTTTAGGCCTTAGCGGCTATGCGAGCGAACATGATTTAAAAATTGCAGAGAAATTAGCTTTTGTATTAGCCGGGGGACGTGTGAAAGAAGGGACTCTTGTGGATGAGCAGTATTTATTAGACCTCGAAAGGGAAGCCTTCTTGAGCCTTGTTGGGGAAGGTAAGTCGCAGCAGCGAATGCAGCACATGCTTTTGAAAGGAAAGCCTCTGCGCAACTAATCATATAAAGGGGGAAGAAACGTGAAAGAAGCAGTTATTGTAGCTGGAGCGAGAACCCCGGTCGGCCGGGCGAAAAAAGGAACACTGGCCCATACAAGACCGGATGACTTGGCAGCACTTACTATAAAAGAGACTCTTAAGCGGGCAGGCGGATATGAAGGAAACATCGATGACGTAATTATAGGCTGCGCCATGCCAGAGGCTGAACAGGGGATGAACATGGCCAGAAATATTTGTGGATTGGCAGGCCTCCATTATAAGGTTCCGGCGATAACGATCAACCGGTATTGTTCCTCTGGCCTGCAGAGTATTGCTTACGGTGCGGAAAAAATTATGCTGGGGCATATTGATACGGCGATTGCAGGCGGAGCAGAGTCCATGAGTCTTATTCCAATGGGAGGCCATGTAATTAAGCCAAATGTTCAATTAGTTGAAAATGCACCTGAGTATTATATGTCCATGGGGCATACAGCCGAAGAGGTAGCAAATCGGTTTCAGATTTCCCGTGAGGATCAAGATGCATTTGCCGCAAGAAGCCACGAACGAGCGGGGCAGGCATTGAAAGAAGGAAAATTTAAAGATGAGATTGTTCCTGTGAATGTTGTTCATCGGACAGTCGGCAGTGACCATAAACTAAAAGAGAAAGAAATCACTTTTGAAATGGATGAAGGGGTACGCCCGGACACAACGGTTGATGTGTTAGCTAAATTAAAACCAGCTTTTTCTGTGAAAGGCTCCGTAACAGCGGGGAATTCATCACAAATGAGTGATGGAGCTGCTTCTGTATTACTTATGGACCGTGAAAAAGCCAAGGCAGAAGGGATGACGCCATTAGTTAAATTTCGTTCCTTTGCGGTAGCTGGAGTAGAGCCTGAAGTCATGGGTGTGGGACCGATCGAAGCTGTACCGAAAGCATTAAAAATGGCGGGTTTGGAATTAGCGGACATTGGATTGTTTGAATTAAACGAAGCCTTTGCTTCTCAATCATTAAGAGTTATTCGGGAACTTGGCTTGAATATTGATAAAGTAAATGTCAATGGAGGAGCGATCGCACTAGGTCACCCGCTTGGATGTACTGGAACAAAACTGACGCTCAGCTTAATCCATGAAATGAAGCGCAGAAACGAACAGTTTGGCGTAGTCACTATGTGTATTGGCGGCGGTATGGGAGCTGCTGGGGTATTTGAACTTTTATAAAAGGAGAGGGAAAGAATGAGTGAATTAAAAGAGATGATTAAAGGCGGAGGCTTTCTTGTTGAAGATTTAACAGCGAATGACGTAATTACTCCAGAAGATTTCACAGAAGAACATCACATGATTGCCAAAACTACGGAAGACTTTGTATTAGGGGAAGTAGTTCCTAAAATTGATAATCTAGAAAACCATGAATTTGAACATTCTGTTGCCCTCTTGAAAAAAGCGGGAGAGCTTGGTCTTCTTGGAGCAGATGTACCTGAAGAATACGGCGGCCTGCAGCTTGATAAAATCAGTTCCTCTCTCATTACGGAAAAGTTCTCACGCGCCGGCGGATTCTCTGTCACTCACGGTGCACACGTAGGAATTGGTTCTCTTCCTATTGTGTTTTTTGGGAATGAAGAGCAGAAACAAAAGTACCTACCGAAGCTTGCGACTGGTGAGAAAATTGCAGCTTATGCTTTAACAGAGCCAGGTTCCGGATCCGACGCTTTAGGGGCGAAGACAACGGCTAAATTGAATGAAGCGGGCACTCATTATGTGTTAAATGGTGAAAAGCAGTGGATTACAAACTCAGCTTTTGCTGATGTATTTGTTGTCTATGCAAAAATAGACGGAGACAAATTTACCGCATTTATTGTAGAAAGAGATTTCAGCGGAGTGTCTACCGGCCCTGAAGAAAAGAAAATGGGAATTAAGAGCTCATCTACACGTACGTTAGTTTTAGAAGATGCTGAGGTACCGGTGGAAAATGTACTAGGTGAAATTGGCAGAGGCCATGTAATCGCGTTTAATATCTTAAATGTGGGCCGCTATAAGCTGGCCATTGGTGGAGTAGGCGGTTCTAAGCGAGCAATTGAGTTAGCTGTAAAATACGCAAATCAGCGCAAGCAGTTCAAAACTCCTATTTCTAGTTTTCCATTAATCCAGGAAAAACTGGCGTCTGTAGCTGTTAATACGTATGCCAATGAAAGCTCAGTTTATCGTACAGTTGGTTTGTTCGAACAGAGCATGGGTAAATTATCAGAAGAAGAATTAAAAGACGGTAAAGCCGTAGCCAAAGTTATTGCTGAATATGCGATTGAGTGTTCATTAAATAAGGTGTTCGGTACTGAACTGCTTGATTTTGCAGTGGATGAAGCTGTACAGATCCATGGCGGCTATGGGTTTATGCAGGAATATGAAGTAGAGAGGATCTACCGTGATTCCCGTATTAACCGAATCTTTGAGGGAACGAACGAGATTAACCGTTTAATTGTACCTGGTACGTTGCTTAAGAAAGCAATGAAAGGTGAACTGCCATTACTTCAGAAAGCGCAGGCATTGCAGGAAGAAATTATGACCATGATGCCTGAAGAGCCTGGCGAAGAAGCATTGGAGCAAGAAAAGTACCTGCTGAAAAATGCCAAGAAAATTGCTCTGCTTGCTGCTGGATTAGCTGCTCAAAAGTATGGCGAGAAGCTTGAGAATGAACAGGAGCTCTTAGTGAATATAGCTGACATCACAGGCGAGATTTACAATATGGAATCGGCTGTTCTTCGTACCGAAAAAGCAATCGGCAAGCTGGGAGAAGAAAAATCAGCCCAAAAACTTCTTTATACTCAAGTTTATGTACAGGAAGCCTTTAACCGGATTGAAGCCCACGCTAAAGAAACATTAATTGCTTCTGAATCTGGTGATACACTTCGTATGATGCTTGGAGCATTAAGAAAATTAACACGTCATACTCCAACAAATGTTATTGTGAAGAAACGTAAGATCGCACAAACACTTATCCAGAATGAAAAGTATACCGTTTAAATTTAGGAAAAAGGCTTTCTCTCATGAGAAAGCCTTTTTTCGAACTTCTCTGCCGGAGCCAATACAGAAAACCGGAAAAAACTTTAGGTTTTTCTAAAGACCGTTTTTCGGTGATCCCCTTAATAGCAATGCTATTATAGAAGAGAGTATGATAAAATAAGAATCAAATAAATAAGAGGGGGGAATATAAGAATGCCGTTAACCTTTTATTGGTATCCAAACTGCGGAACATGTAAGAAAGCTAAAAAGTGGCTGGATGAACATGAGGTATCTTATGAAGCTGTACATATTGTAGAAGATACTCCGAGTAAGGATGAAATTACTGAATTAGTGAGAAAAAGTGATCAGCCTGTCCGAAAGTTCTTTAATACCAGTGGGAAGAAATATAGAGAATTAAAATTGAAGGACAAGCTTCCTTCCGCTTCCGAAGAAGAGATGATTACCTGGCTGGCCGAAGATGGCATGCTTATTAAACGTCCTATTGTGACGAATGGTGAAAAAGTAACGGTAGGTTTTAAAGAGGATCAGTTCGAGAAAATATGGAATAAGTGAGCAGAACATTGGAAATAAAAGCGAAAAGCTTTTATGTTTATAAATGTGATTATTTATACTAATTTTAATCTGGAGGGGTATTCAATGAGTTTACCAAAAGACTTGCTGTATTCTGAAGAACACGAATGGGTAAAAAAAGAAGGCGACAAAGTACGTATCGGCATCACGGATTTTGCACAATCCGAACTTGGGGATATCGTATTCGTAGAGCTTCCTGAAGAAGGAGATACCGTTGAAGCAGATGAGCCTTTTGGAAGTGTAGAATCTGTTAAAACAGTTTCCGAACTTTACGCTCCTGTCAGCGGTAAAGTAGTAGAAATCAATGAGGAGCTCGAAGACAGTCCTGAATTTGTTAATGAGTCACCGTATGAAAAGGCATGGATGATTGTAGTTGAACCTAGTGACTCCTCTGAAATGGAAGAGCTTATGTCTGCTGAAGATTATGAGGAAATGATTAACGAAGACTAAGCCGCCACAGGTTGTTGTTTATGTGCATATACATAAATTACAAAGCCTGTAAGAACAATCTTTGATACTCATTATGTGCAGGCCGTGCTGTTTAGCATGGTCTGTTTCTCTATAGTAGGTGACTCTTATGATGGATGAGCGAATATTAATAGTTGAAGGTATTACCGACAAGAAACAAATTAATAAAATTCTTAAGGATCCTGTGGAGATTTTATGTACCCATGGTACGTTAGGAATTGAGAGGATGGAAGAACTTATCCTAGATTATAATCTTGATCATAGACCTGTTTTTATATTAGTTGATGAAGATTATTCGGGAAATAAGCTGAGAAAACAGCTTTCTGCTGAATTGCCGCACGCGGAGCAAATCTATATTGATAAAGCTTTCCGGGAAGTGGCAGCCACTCCAGAACCAGAATTAGCGAGAGTCTTATTAAAACACCATTTTAAAATAAAGCCAATTTATCTTATTTAATATAGGAGGATATGAATTGCGGGAGTTTCAAAACCGGGAAGTAACAGAGCAGCTCAAGACTAAAGGATTAGCATTCACTTACATTTATACTCCTTTTTGCGGAACTTGTCATTTAGCCCGTAAAATGCTTGAAACGATAGAAACTACTATAAAAGATGAAGTATTTCTCGAAATGAATGCATCTCTCTACCCGGAATTTATGCAAGAGTATCAAGTGAAAAGTGTTCCCTGTCTGCTTATTACCAACCAAGCTGAAGTCATAGAAAAAGTGTATGCTTTTCATTCTGTTCCTCACATGTATGAAAAGGTTCAACAATATTTGTAATATAATATCGCGATTTCCCGGGAAATGACGAGCGATTCTCCATTTATTAACAAGGATCAGCCCTCTTAAATGCCGAATTATTAAATACAGCATTTAAGGGGGGATTTTATGCATGCGATTCAATCTTGGATCGAATCAGTGAACGATCGATCTGACCTGCTGAAAAAGTGGAAAGAGCGGCCGATTGTATTGTTTTTTCATGGTGAACAGGAAACGGTTCCTTTAACGATCAGCACACAGAACGTAAGAATTGATTACGATTATGAATTTCATTGTCCTGTGCATGTTCATGCTCCTTCGCAAATCATCGAAAAAATGCTGGAAGGAGAAGTACAGCTTTCAAAATTACCTGCTGATCTAGGAAAAATCGAGGGCAAGCTGCGAGATATTCTTTATGTTGAATCTTTAATGCTGCTGGCTAGATAAGGGTCCCAATCGCTTTCACAATATCCAGGAAGTCAGCTTTATCGTTAAACTGAAAAGCCAGTTCTCCTTCTTGATTTATGATCACAGTAGTGGGAACTCCTTTAGCTTTATATAATTTGTAAATTTTTGTACCTCTATCTGTTAAAGTAGGCTGCGTCAGAAATTTATCATAATAGTCTTCGGCGTCATGAATACTTCTTTCTCTGCCTGTAACGTTGATCGTCAGCATAGAAACTTTGGAGTGATCCATCGTTTGAAACAGCTGTTCTTTTTTAGGCATGTCAATCCCGCAATCAGTACACCAGGAAGCCCAAAACGTAAGGATTACAACTTTTCCTTGTTGTTGGGAAAGGGTAAAGTTGTTTTCTGAATCTATATAAGGCAGTGTAAAATCAGGAGCAAGTTTCATTGTATGTTCACCTCTGCATAAGAATTGACGATTTCTCCTTACCATGCTAACATAAATCGCACTTCGTTAAAGAATTGAATATTTTAAATTCTCTTCTCATTCTTTGAGAAGATTTTTTATTGACAGCATCTTAAGTTAAATGCTAAACTCCTTCTTGGTGCTTAAGTTCGATAAATTGATAATTGAATAAAGGAATCCTCTTATCCAGAGAGGCGGAGGGACTGGCCCGATGATGCCCGGCAACCATCAGGATCTTTTTAAAAAAGAACTGAAGTGGTGCCAATTCCTGCAAAGTGAAACCTTTGACAGATGAGAGAACAGATTGAAACTGACTACGCTTTTCTGTTCTTATGCAGAAAAGCGTTTTTTAGTAAGGGAGAGTGACATCATGATATCTATTGAAGGTTTATCTAAGGTTTTTAAGACAAGAGATCGAGACGTTAAAGCAGTCGATAAGCTGGATTTAACGGTCGATAAAGGAGAAATCTTTGGAGTAATCGGGTACAGCGGTGCCGGGAAGAGTACGTTTATCCGGCTCCTTAACCGCCTCGAAGAACCATCCGAAGGTGCAATTAATATAAACGATCAAAATATTATTGAACTGAGTAAAAGTGAACTGCGGGTAGCCCGCCAAAATATCGGGATGATCTTTCAACATTTTAACTTATTATGGTCTCGTACAGTTTTCGATAATATTTCTTTTCCATTAGAAATAGCAGGAGTACCTAAAGAAGAACGTGCCAATAGAGTAAGTGAGCTTATTGATTTAGTTGGGTTAACCGGCAGAGGCCAGTCTTATCCCTCTCAATTAAGCGGCGGTCAAAAGCAGAGAGTGGGTATTGCCCGCGCTCTTGCTAACAACCCGGAGGTACTGCTTTGTGATGAAGCCACTTCCGCACTTGATCCAGAAACGACGGACTCTATTCTCGATTTATTAGTAGACATTAATGAAAAACTTGGACTTACTATCATTTTAATTACTCACGAAATGCATGTTATCCGTAAAATCTGTCACCGTGTTGCTGTTATGGAAAGCGGGAAGGTAGTCGAGTCAGGTGACGTTCTGGATGTGTTCCTTCATCCAAAAGAAAAAGTAACAAAGCGATTCGTTGATCAGGTGATGGGAGACCCGGATCGGGAAGATTCCCTGAACTTAATCCAGGAAAGGTACAAGAACGGTGAAATTGTACAGCTTCATTTTATTGGAGAGAATACAAACCAGGCGTTAATAAGTGATGTCTCGAGAAAATTCCCTGTCGACGTAAATATCCTGCATGGAAAAATTACTCAGACTCAAAAAGGAGCCTACGGAACTATGCTTGTTCAAATCGTAGGCGCTGAGGCAGAGATCAGCCGTGCTATAGAGTATATTCGAGAAACATCTGTTGAAGTGGAGGTCAGCCCTAATGTTTAATCAGCTATTTCCCAATGTAAAAGCCGAAGATATCGTTGAGGCAACCTATGAAACCATGTACATGACGGTGATATCTGTAGCTGGAACTTTTATTATAGGTCTTCTGCTTGGGCTGCTTCTTTACTTATCAGGTCCAGGCGGCATGTGGCAAAATAAAGCATTGAATTGGATCACCTCTGCTTTAGTCAATGTTTTCCGGGCTATTCCTTTTATCATATTGATTTTACTGCTGTTCCCTTTTACAGATTTTCTTATGGGAACGATTCGAGGTCCTAAAGCAGCCTTGCCGGCTCTTATTGTCGGAGGCGCCCCATTTTATGCCCGTCTTGTAGAAATTGCCTTAAAAGAGGTGGACAAAGGGGTTATTGAAGCTGCTAAATCTATGGGAGCGAAATACAGAACAATCATTTTTAAAGTCCTGCTTCCTGAGTCTATGCCGGCCTTAATTTCAGGGATTACGGTAACGGCCATTGCTTTAATAGGATACACAGCTGTGGCTGGTGTTATTGGTGCAGGCGGTCTAGGGGACTTTGCTTACTTCTATGGTTTCCAGCGCAGAGAGTTCGATGTCGTTGCTGTATGTACGATTTTAATTGTGATCATTGTATTCATCTTCCAGTTCATTGGAGATATTTCCTCCAGAAAACTGGATAAAAGATAAACATAAATATTTAGGAGGTAACAAAGATGAGAAAGTTTTTAACAAGTTCTATTTTTGCCCTGCTGCTGCTCGTACTTGCAGCTTGCGGTTCATCAGATGATTCATCAGAGGAAGGACCTGGCTCTGAAATTACTGTAGGAGCTTCCAGTACTCCTCACGCGGAGATTTTAGAAGAGGCTAAGCCGCTTCTTGAAGAAGAAGGAATCACCCTTAATATTGAGCAGTATCAGGACTACATCCTGCCGAACCAGGACCTGCATGAAGGAAATATCGATGCTAACTACTTTCAGCATATTCCTTATTTAGAGGACCAAATGGCTCAAAATGATTTTGATTTTGCTAATTTAGGCGGTATTCATATAGAGCCAATGGGTATCTATTCTAAAGATTTTCAAAGCATTGACGAAATTAAAGAAGGTACAACTGTACTAATGAGTAATTCAACAGCAGATCATGGACGAATTCTTTCCTTATTGGAAACAGAAGGACTAATCAAGCTGGATGAGAATGTAGAAAAAGTGGAAGCAACTGTTGATGATATCGTAGAAAATCCAAAGAACTTACAGTTTGATGCAGGAATTGACGCAGCGCTTCTTCCTGAAAATTATGAGCGTGAGGACAATGTTCTTGTAGCGATCAATACGAACTATGCGATCGAAGCAGGCTTAAACCCTAGTGAGGATGCTTTAATCCTTGAAGGCTCTGATTCTCCTTACGTGAACGTGATCGCAGCGAAAAGTGAGCATGAAGATAACGAATCTTTAAACAAACTTGTGGAAGTTCTTCGCTCAGAAGAAATCCAAACATTTATTGAAGAAGAATATGAGGGAGCAGTAGTTCCTGTAAGTGAATAAATTTATGAATGAAATGCGTAATGCGGTTGATACTAAGCCCATTACGCATTTTTTTTATAAAGGAGCAAAAACAGATGGAGTATGAACAGCATAATTTAGCAGAAGCTTATTTAGAACAGTATAAGCATGGAGTAGGATTATTTACGAGAAAACTGCCTGAGGTTGCTCATGCGTTTAATGAATTTTCGGAAGTTTGTTTTAAAGAAGGAGAACTTTCTCAGAAACAAAAGCAATTAATGGCGCTGGGAATAAGTATTGTAGCTCAAGATGAATATTGCATCGTTTATCATACAAAAGGTTGTATTGATCAAGGTGCCACGGAACAGGAAATCATGGAAGCGTGTGGAGTCGCAGCAGCTTTTGGCGGCGGTGCAGCACTTAGCCAGTGTGTTACTTTAGTACAGGAATCCTTTAACGATTTAACACAACATTGATTGAATAGTTAGAAAATTTAAGAAAAACGGATGAATGAAAGGCATTTTCTAAATACAAACGCTTACATGGGGTGGGAAGCGGATAGATCTGAACTTTTGAGTTTATACGGCTTTTGGTCGGGGTATCAAACTATGGTAATCTAAAAAATGTAAATTAATTGAAAGGATTGATTAATTATTAGTGACCAGCTAGGTTTGAATTTTACTCCTGATATGGAAAAAGCCATGCACCAAACGCATAACATTAGCTATGCGGAATATGCAAGCAGTTTAGATCAAATGATGAAGGTTGAACAAAAAAGGCAGAAAGAATTCGAACAAAGTAAGAAGTTCATTGATGAAGTAAGCCGGCAAATATATAAATAAAAGGTCAGGCCTAGTGCCTGATTTTTTTTATTAGAAAAAGTTTGATATTATAATTTTGATATTATAATAAGGAAAAAACTCGTACTATTTTCGGTCATGAAAATAGCTCGATAGGCATATAGCTAACTTGTCGAATTAGGTAAAATCAGTTGATATCACATTCTAAATGATATAAGATTGTAATGAGAATAAATTGAGAATGGTTTTTGATCCATATCAACTAAAGCAACAACTATAATAGATACTGGAGGTATTATTTATGGCAGGATCAACTCTTGAAATTAAGGATCTTCATGTTGAAATCGAAGGTCAAGAAATCTTAAAAGGTGTGAACCTTACGATAAATGGTGGAGAATTCCACGCAGTAATGGGTCCAAACGGGACTGGTAAATCTACTTTGGCTTCAGCAATTATGGGACATCCAAAGTTTGAAGTTACAAAGGGACAAGTACTACTCGATGGAGAAGACGTACTTGAAATGGAAGTGGATGAGCGCGCTCAAGCCGGCCTGTTTCTTGCTATGCAATACCCTAGTGAAATCAGCGGTGTTACTAATTCTGATTTTCTGCGTTCTGCTATTAATGCTCATAGAGAAGAAGGCGACGAAATTTCTCTTATGAAATTTATTAAAGAAATGGACGCAGCAATGGATATGTTAGAAATGGATAAAAACATGGCTCAGCGTTACCTTAATGAAGGTTTCTCCGGCGGTGAGAAGAAGCGTAATGAAATTCTTCAGCTTATGATGATCCAGCCGGCTATTGCTATTCTAGATGAAATTGACTCAGGACTAGATATCGATGCACTCAAAGTAGTAGCTAAAGGTATTAATCAAATGCGCGATGAGAATTTCGGCTGCTTAACAATTACTCACTATCAGCGCCTGTTAAACTATATCACTCCAGATTATGTTCACGTTATGATGCAGGGACGCGTAGTTAAGTCTGGCGGTCCAGAGCTTGCACAGCGTCTGGAAGAAGAAGGCTATGACTGGATCAAAAAAGAGCTAGGCATCGAAGACGAAACAATCGGCCAAAAAGCGTAACTAAGACAGGAGGGATATTATGACAGTAAAAGTCTCGCTGCCATATGATAAAGATTATGTAGCTGATTTTTCCGCAGGCTTAAATGAACCTGAATGGATGACCCAGCTTCGTTTGAGCGCCTTGGACAAGTCAGAATCATTAGATATGCCAAAACCGGATAAAACGAATGTAGATAACTGGAATTTCACTGAATTTAAACACCAGGCTGATGGTGAAGCGATCAGTTCTTTAAGCAATATTCCTGAACAGCTTCAGGATTTATTAGATAAAGATAACGAGAACCAGAATCTAATCATTCAGCGTAATCATTCGATTGCTTACGCCAATCTTAATCAAAAGTTAGTTGATCAGGGTGTTATTCTTACGGATATTAACACAGCATTGCAAAACCACAGTGACTTAGTGCGAAAATATTATATGACTGAAGCTGTTCAGGTTGATGAACACCGTTTAACAGCCCTTCATGCAGCACTTATGAACGGAGGAATCTTCTTGTATATTCCTAAGAATGTACAAGTTGAGGAACCGCTTCAGGCTATTTTCTGGCAGGAAGATCCAGAAGCATCTCTCATTAACCATGTTCTTGTAGTTGCGGAAGAAAACAGCTCCGTGACGTATGTAGAAAACTATACTTCAAATAATAAAGAAGAACGTACTTCTGCAAATATCGTTACAGAAGTAATTGCCAAAGCAGGAGCAACTGTATCTTTTGGTGCAGTTGACAACTTTGAAGCAGGCACGACTGTATATGCAAATCGCCGCGGACTGGCTGACAGAGACGCTAAAATTGAGTGGGCTCTCGGTCAAATGAATGAAGGAGACACTGTTTCTGAAAATATTACTCACCTTCTTGGCGATAACTCTCATTCCAACGCTAAAACAGTAGCTATTGGAAGAGGTTCTCAGAAGCAGAACTTCACTGCAAATATTACTCATTTTGGTAAAGGGTCTGATGGATATATCCTTCAGCATGGAGTTATGAAAGGTAACTCTTCAGGTATCTTTAACGGAATTGGCAAGATTGAACACGGAGCATCTAAATCAAATGCTGAACAGGAATCTCGTGTCCTGATGCTTAGTAAAAATGCTCGTGGTGACGCGAACCCAATTCTTTTAATCGATGAAGACGATGTAACTGCCGGCCACGCAGCTTCTGTTGGAAGAGTAGATCCAATGCAGCTGTATTACTTGATGAGCCGCGGGATCTCGCAATTTGAAGCAGAGCGTTTAATCATTCATGGTTTCTTAGCTCCTGTTGTCAATCAGTTGCCAATTGAAGCCGTTAAGCAGCAATTACGTCAATTGATTGAAAGGAAAGTATATTAATGGATGTCAAATCAGTTCGCGATGCTTTTCCAATACTTCATCAAGAAGTAAATGGGCATCCACTTGTCTATCTGGACTCATCTGCAACGTCGCAAAAGCCCGTTCAAGTGATTGAGAAGCTGGACGAATACTATCGCGGCTATAACTCTAATGTTCACCGGGGTGTTCACACTTTAGGAACAAAGGCGACCGATGAATATGAAGGGGCCCGGGAAAAAGTACGTCAGTTTATTAATGCTCAAAGTACCCAGGAAGTTATCTTCACCAGAGGTACAACTACAGCTATTAATACGATAGCTTCGAGCTACGGGCGAGCGAATCTGAAACCGGGTGATGAAATTGTAATCACCCCTATGGAACACCATAGCAATATTATTCCCTGGCAGCAGGTTGCCAAAGAAACCGGTGCTACCTTAAAATATATGCCACTGCAGCCAAACGGTACGATTTCTTTACAGGATGCCGAAGAAACAATTACAGACCAGACTAAAAT
This window of the Halobacillus sp. Marseille-Q1614 genome carries:
- a CDS encoding topoisomerase, giving the protein MMDERILIVEGITDKKQINKILKDPVEILCTHGTLGIERMEELILDYNLDHRPVFILVDEDYSGNKLRKQLSAELPHAEQIYIDKAFREVAATPEPELARVLLKHHFKIKPIYLI
- a CDS encoding MetQ/NlpA family ABC transporter substrate-binding protein — its product is MRKFLTSSIFALLLLVLAACGSSDDSSEEGPGSEITVGASSTPHAEILEEAKPLLEEEGITLNIEQYQDYILPNQDLHEGNIDANYFQHIPYLEDQMAQNDFDFANLGGIHIEPMGIYSKDFQSIDEIKEGTTVLMSNSTADHGRILSLLETEGLIKLDENVEKVEATVDDIVENPKNLQFDAGIDAALLPENYEREDNVLVAINTNYAIEAGLNPSEDALILEGSDSPYVNVIAAKSEHEDNESLNKLVEVLRSEEIQTFIEEEYEGAVVPVSE
- a CDS encoding thioredoxin family protein, yielding MREFQNREVTEQLKTKGLAFTYIYTPFCGTCHLARKMLETIETTIKDEVFLEMNASLYPEFMQEYQVKSVPCLLITNQAEVIEKVYAFHSVPHMYEKVQQYL
- the gcvH gene encoding glycine cleavage system protein GcvH encodes the protein MSLPKDLLYSEEHEWVKKEGDKVRIGITDFAQSELGDIVFVELPEEGDTVEADEPFGSVESVKTVSELYAPVSGKVVEINEELEDSPEFVNESPYEKAWMIVVEPSDSSEMEELMSAEDYEEMINED
- a CDS encoding methionine ABC transporter ATP-binding protein, which gives rise to MISIEGLSKVFKTRDRDVKAVDKLDLTVDKGEIFGVIGYSGAGKSTFIRLLNRLEEPSEGAININDQNIIELSKSELRVARQNIGMIFQHFNLLWSRTVFDNISFPLEIAGVPKEERANRVSELIDLVGLTGRGQSYPSQLSGGQKQRVGIARALANNPEVLLCDEATSALDPETTDSILDLLVDINEKLGLTIILITHEMHVIRKICHRVAVMESGKVVESGDVLDVFLHPKEKVTKRFVDQVMGDPDREDSLNLIQERYKNGEIVQLHFIGENTNQALISDVSRKFPVDVNILHGKITQTQKGAYGTMLVQIVGAEAEISRAIEYIRETSVEVEVSPNV
- a CDS encoding TlpA disulfide reductase family protein, which translates into the protein MKLAPDFTLPYIDSENNFTLSQQQGKVVILTFWASWCTDCGIDMPKKEQLFQTMDHSKVSMLTINVTGRERSIHDAEDYYDKFLTQPTLTDRGTKIYKLYKAKGVPTTVIINQEGELAFQFNDKADFLDIVKAIGTLI
- a CDS encoding methionine ABC transporter permease; protein product: MFNQLFPNVKAEDIVEATYETMYMTVISVAGTFIIGLLLGLLLYLSGPGGMWQNKALNWITSALVNVFRAIPFIILILLLFPFTDFLMGTIRGPKAALPALIVGGAPFYARLVEIALKEVDKGVIEAAKSMGAKYRTIIFKVLLPESMPALISGITVTAIALIGYTAVAGVIGAGGLGDFAYFYGFQRREFDVVAVCTILIVIIVFIFQFIGDISSRKLDKR
- a CDS encoding carboxymuconolactone decarboxylase family protein, with protein sequence MEYEQHNLAEAYLEQYKHGVGLFTRKLPEVAHAFNEFSEVCFKEGELSQKQKQLMALGISIVAQDEYCIVYHTKGCIDQGATEQEIMEACGVAAAFGGGAALSQCVTLVQESFNDLTQH